In Mustela erminea isolate mMusErm1 chromosome 7, mMusErm1.Pri, whole genome shotgun sequence, the genomic stretch aatcttaaattgaAAGTGCAGTTAATACATCTAATGTACCAAACACCATAGTTTAGCTTAGTGTACCTTAAACATGCCCTTACATTAGCCTGCAATTGGGTAAAATGACCTAACACAAAGTCTacttataataaagtgttgaataacttacataatttattgaaaactgaaagtactgaaagtgaaaatcaGAACAGTTTTGAGTGTATCTGTTGTTTACCCTCCTGGTCATGTCACTGATGGGGCTTgctgccactgcccagcatcTTCAGAGTGTCATACAGCCTATCCCTAGCCTGGATTTTGATTTTGATCTTTATCAAAATCTGAAATACATgttctactgaatgcatatcacTGTCACAccataatcaagtcaaaaaattgtGAAGTTGAACCATCATCAATTAGGGGCCGTCTATATTTTAGATTAatagatggattttgttttccattgctATTCCTTTGCTTTTGTATTCACTAGATGATATAGAAGTTCGGTTTGTATTGAACGACTGGGAAGCAAAAGGTATCTTTTCACAAGCTGATGTACACCGTCAAGTAGCCATTGTTTTTAAGACTCCACCATATTGCAGAGCGATAACAGAACCAGTGACAGTAAAAATGCAGTTGCGGAGACCTTCTGACCAGGAAGTTAGTGAATCTATGGATTTTAGATATCTGCCAGATGAAAAAGGTATGACTTCTTGGTGGTCATATTTCTTAAAGTTAGTTCTCTTGTAAGATATATTTGGATACAGTAAGGTTTAttcataatttacattttatttcctggaagttttcaggttttttttaatcaattgatttttctgctctttgcctctctttctttggAAAGGAATCTAGAATAATTTCAGAGTATCTGAACTGTTTATCAAaatttattgtatatttgaagTTCTGTTTTTGTCCTTATTGTGCCCTTTTTATAGTTGGAAAGCTTGCCATTCAGAGTGGTCTCCATTTTGGTTTTGTCCTTATCTGCCCTTATTGCATTAGTTGATATTGTTGCCTTATAGGTGTTATAAGAAAACAAGATGAGTATTATACCCTTTACTACTGACTTGGGACACATTCTGCAACACTTACTAAATCCAGATCGTATACATTTGTTTAACGCACCTTATGGGAATACAATacctatttatttgttaaaggagAAACAGCATAAACCTATGATGATTCACATGCTTTCCTGGTTTCTTTTTAACTAGATACTTATGGcaataaagcaaagaaacaaaaaacaactctacTTTTCCAGAAACTGTGGCAAGATTGTGGTAAGAGTACTTTGGATTGATTTGTATTTAAatagattttgggttttttgctttattcagttttccaaattttaactgatgttcttttttaaattgcttaatAATGGAAAAACTTTATCACAGCAGTTAATTTTCCTGAAAGACCTAGACCTGTTACCCTAGGATCAACTGGAGAAGGAAGATTCatcaaaaaaggtattttatCCTACAGAGTATTCCTTATGGTCAAAAGACCAGTGCTTTGCCCAATATATTGGAATTCCATTCTTAGGAATAAAAACTGCTTCTTTGCTATTTTCCATTCCCACAACTTTTTTCATGctttgaatattaaatgaattgaTCTCCTCCACTTCTTAAGGTCCTCTTGGAAACTATGATTATGTTTTTGGGATTTATTGTTTGAGAAATTACATTTGTTCATATGGtggtaattttatttaattacagtGTGTCATGGAAGAAATGGTTTGGATCTGGCGAGTTgcctatctttaaaaataaagcttcactggaacacagccatgctcatttgatcacatattgtctatggctactTTTTTTTGCATGATAGTGGCAGAATTGTGTAGTTCCAACAGAGGCTGTATGGCCCACAAACCATAAAATATtcagccctttacagaaaaaaaaaagttgtgaaccTCTGGTTTAAATCACTGAACCAGGGTTATTTAACTAGAAGTCTCTTCTTCCCTTTATATTCTTAAACCTGCGCTTTTTAATATGTATAGCAGTAatttactatataaataaatacagaatctTTAATTTTTACCGGACTGGGAATTTTATAGTACcttagaattatatatatatatatatatttctttttagagaCCTGAcgagagagtgacagagaaaggggagggggcagagggagagaaagaatcttaagtaggttccatgcccagcggGGAACCTGACTCCAGgcccagtctcacaaccctgagctcatgaaccgagctgaaatcaagagttaaacacttaaccaactgaggcacccaggtgcccctagagttatATCTTAATATATCTTAGCAAGTTATGTGTATTTTTCAATCATCCCTAATGAGCATTTCCTCCATCCCTCTATTTTCTCCTAAAAGTActgaatatgaaattattttagctatttagATTCCCATTAactgaaattctgatttttttctaaatgctttatttttttaagtaatctctatgcccagcttggagctcagactcacaaccccaagatcaggatttgcatgctctaccaactgaaccagccaggcatccctgaaattctgatttatttttcactttataggGCCTCAGAAgctaaattttcattatttaatgaaGCTATCTCTGACAAGATAActtaatagaattattttatagGTATTTGTAAAATACCTGTTACAGAATTCAGCTTTGGGCTCTTACAATAATTTAgtgctatttaatatttttatctaaaatgttACATCAGTTTGCTTGGATATTTTCTTTATCAGTATGTTTATGCAAGTTTAATTtagagataatattttttatactttcatttcagtttgtaaaaatacatttcctcCCCACAGAATCAAACTTTTCTCATGGTGCAGTTTTGACAGAAATACCCAGGACTTCCGGCATTTCAAGTCAAGGAGATTCCTACTATCCCTCACCTGCGTCCATCTCAAATGCACTGTCACAGCATACTCCACCCATACCTTCAATGGTGTCTCCACCTTCTTCAAGCTGGTCAGGTGGGGCCCAGCCTACCTCGCGCGCAGTTAGTACGAATCCACTGAGTGGTTTTTCAACAGGGACACTTTCCTCTCATCCACAAGGTATCTCGCAATATCTGGAAATGTCTCTTGAGAGTGATCTGAATGCCTCTAATGCTTGTATTTATAACAATGCAAATGACATAGGCAGAATGGAAGCACCATCCATGTCACCAGCTGATTTATATGGTATTTCTGATGGCAACCTGCTGCCGAATTGCCCTATGAATATGATGACACCTAGTAGTGACAGCATGAGGGAGAATGATAATCCGAGACTTGTGAGCATGAATCTCGAAAACCCCTCATGTAATTCAGTGTTAGACCCAAGAGACTTGAGACAGCTCCATCAGATGTCCTCTCCCGGTATGCCAGCCGGCGCTGGTTCCAGTACGGCTGCTTTTGTTCCACAGCCAGAGGCATTTGAGAGATCTGACTTCAACTGTACAGATAACAGTATGATAAATGAGTCAGGACCATCAAATGGTACTAATCCAAACAGTCATGGTTTTGTTCATAGTCAGTATTCTAGTATTGGCACTATGCAGAATGAGCAATTAAGTGACtcatttgcatttgatttttttcaaggtaATTTGTAAAACTTAAATGGTTGTTTGGGTATATTGAA encodes the following:
- the REL gene encoding proto-oncogene c-Rel isoform X1; the encoded protein is MASGGYNPCIEIIEQPRQRGMRFRYKCEGRSAGSIPGEHSTDNNRTYPSIQIMNYYGKGKVRITLVTKNDPYKPHPHDLVGKDCRDGYYEAEFGQERRPLFFQNLGIRCVKKKEVKEAITSRIRAGINPFNVPEQQVFDTEDCDLNVVRLCFQVFLPDEHGNLTMALPPVVSNPIYDNRAPNTAELRICRVNKNCGSVRGGDEIFLLCDKVQKDDIEVRFVLNDWEAKGIFSQADVHRQVAIVFKTPPYCRAITEPVTVKMQLRRPSDQEVSESMDFRYLPDEKDTYGNKAKKQKTTLLFQKLWQDCAVNFPERPRPVTLGSTGEGRFIKKESNFSHGAVLTEIPRTSGISSQGDSYYPSPASISNALSQHTPPIPSMVSPPSSSWSGGAQPTSRAVSTNPLSGFSTGTLSSHPQGISQYLEMSLESDLNASNACIYNNANDIGRMEAPSMSPADLYGISDGNLLPNCPMNMMTPSSDSMRENDNPRLVSMNLENPSCNSVLDPRDLRQLHQMSSPGMPAGAGSSTAAFVPQPEAFERSDFNCTDNSMINESGPSNGTNPNSHGFVHSQYSSIGTMQNEQLSDSFAFDFFQGNL
- the REL gene encoding proto-oncogene c-Rel isoform X4, with product MASGGYNPCIEIIEQPRQRGMRFRYKCEGRSAGSIPGEHSTDNNRTYPSIQIMNYYGKGKVRITLVTKNDPYKPHPHDLVGKDCRDGYYEAEFGQERRPLFFQNLGIRCVKKKEVKEAITSRIRAGINPFNGAPNTAELRICRVNKNCGSVRGGDEIFLLCDKVQKDDIEVRFVLNDWEAKGIFSQADVHRQVAIVFKTPPYCRAITEPVTVKMQLRRPSDQEVSESMDFRYLPDEKDTYGNKAKKQKTTLLFQKLWQDCAVNFPERPRPVTLGSTGEGRFIKKESNFSHGAVLTEIPRTSGISSQGDSYYPSPASISNALSQHTPPIPSMVSPPSSSWSGGAQPTSRAVSTNPLSGFSTGTLSSHPQGISQYLEMSLESDLNASNACIYNNANDIGRMEAPSMSPADLYGISDGNLLPNCPMNMMTPSSDSMRENDNPRLVSMNLENPSCNSVLDPRDLRQLHQMSSPGMPAGAGSSTAAFVPQPEAFERSDFNCTDNSMINESGPSNGTNPNSHGFVHSQYSSIGTMQNEQLSDSFAFDFFQGNL
- the REL gene encoding proto-oncogene c-Rel isoform X3; the protein is MRFRYKCEGRSAGSIPGEHSTDNNRTYPSIQIMNYYGKGKVRITLVTKNDPYKPHPHDLVGKDCRDGYYEAEFGQERRPLFFQNLGIRCVKKKEVKEAITSRIRAGINPFNVPEQQVFDTEDCDLNVVRLCFQVFLPDEHGNLTMALPPVVSNPIYDNRAPNTAELRICRVNKNCGSVRGGDEIFLLCDKVQKDDIEVRFVLNDWEAKGIFSQADVHRQVAIVFKTPPYCRAITEPVTVKMQLRRPSDQEVSESMDFRYLPDEKDTYGNKAKKQKTTLLFQKLWQDCAVNFPERPRPVTLGSTGEGRFIKKESNFSHGAVLTEIPRTSGISSQGDSYYPSPASISNALSQHTPPIPSMVSPPSSSWSGGAQPTSRAVSTNPLSGFSTGTLSSHPQGISQYLEMSLESDLNASNACIYNNANDIGRMEAPSMSPADLYGISDGNLLPNCPMNMMTPSSDSMRENDNPRLVSMNLENPSCNSVLDPRDLRQLHQMSSPGMPAGAGSSTAAFVPQPEAFERSDFNCTDNSMINESGPSNGTNPNSHGFVHSQYSSIGTMQNEQLSDSFAFDFFQGNL
- the REL gene encoding proto-oncogene c-Rel isoform X2, encoding MASGGYNPCIEIIEQPRQRGMRFRYKCEGRSAGSIPGEHSTDNNRTYPSIQIMNYYGKGKVRITLVTKNDPYKPHPHDLVGKDCRDGYYEAEFGQERRPLFFQNLGIRCVKKKEVKEAITSRIRAGINPFNVPEQQVFDTEDCDLNVVRLCFQVFLPDEHGNLTMALPPVVSNPIYDNRAPNTAELRICRVNKNCGSVRGGDEIFLLCDKVQKDDIEVRFVLNDWEAKGIFSQADVHRQVAIVFKTPPYCRAITEPVTVKMQLRRPSDQEVSESMDFRYLPDEKDTYGNKAKKQKTTLLFQKLWQDCVNFPERPRPVTLGSTGEGRFIKKESNFSHGAVLTEIPRTSGISSQGDSYYPSPASISNALSQHTPPIPSMVSPPSSSWSGGAQPTSRAVSTNPLSGFSTGTLSSHPQGISQYLEMSLESDLNASNACIYNNANDIGRMEAPSMSPADLYGISDGNLLPNCPMNMMTPSSDSMRENDNPRLVSMNLENPSCNSVLDPRDLRQLHQMSSPGMPAGAGSSTAAFVPQPEAFERSDFNCTDNSMINESGPSNGTNPNSHGFVHSQYSSIGTMQNEQLSDSFAFDFFQGNL